TGTTAGTGAAACTGATAATATTGTTGAACAAGGAGGACCTGAATAATGGAAAAAAGGGGATGACGAAAGAAGTCAATGAAGGAGAAGACACAACCGAATTTTTGTACACAAATCGCGATGTtttcgttcgtttgtttgtttgttcaaaaggGGATGAATGATGGTCTTGAATTGAGATTTAATATTCTTCGCCCTCTTCGCCTTCACCCTCAAGGGAGTCCATACCGACTTCCTCGTAGTCCTTCTCCAAAGCGGCCATGTCCTCACGAGCCTCGGAGAATTCGCCCTCTTCCATACCCTCTCCCACGTACCAATGAACGAAGGCACGCTTGGCGTACATCAAGTCGAACTTGTGATCCAAACGGGCCCAAGCCTCAGCTATGGCAGTGGTGTTGCTCAACATGCACACGGCACGGGGAACCTTGGCCAGATCGCCACCGGGAACCACGGTGGGGGGTTGGTAATTGATACCGACCTTGAATCCGGTGGGACACCAATCCACGAATTGGATGGATCGCTTGGTCTTGATGGTAGCGATGGCCGCGTTTACGTCCTTGGGCACCACATCTCCACGGTAGAGCATGCAACAGGCCATGTACTTGCCGTGACGAGGGTCGCACTTGACCATTTGGTTGACGGGCTCGAAGCAGGCGTTGGTGATCTCAGCCACGGAGAGCTGCTCGTGATAGGCCTTCTCGGCAGAAATGACAGGAGCATAGGTGACCAAGGGGAAATGAATCCTGGGGTAGGGCACCAAATTGGTCTGGAACTCGGTGAGATCCACGTTCAAGGCACCGTCGAAACGGAGCGAGGCCGTGATAGAGGACACGATCTGACCAATGAGTCGGTTCAAGTTGGTGTAAGTAGGTCGATCAATGTCCAGATTACGACGGCAGATGTCGTAGATGGCCTCATTGTCGACCATGAATGCGCAATCGGAGTGCTCAAGGGTGGTGTGAGTGGTCAGGATTGAGTTGTAGGGTTCCACCACAGCGGTAGCCACTTGGGGAGCAGGGTACACGGAGAATTCCAGCTTGGACTTCTTACCGTAGTCCACGGACAAACGCTCCATGAGCAGAGAGGTGAAACCGGATCCGGTACCTCCGCCGAAGGAGTGGAAGATCAGGAAGCCTTGGAGGCCTGTGCATTGGTCAGCCAACTTGCGGATTCGGTCCAGAACCAGATCAACAATCTCCTTGCCGATGGTGTAATGTCCGCGGGCGTAGTTGTTGGCGGCATCTTCCTTGCCTGTGATCAATTGCTCGGGGTGAAAGAGCTGTCGGTAGGTTCCAGTTCGGACTTCGTCAATCACCGAGGGTTCCAAATCCACAAAGACGGCCCGAGGAACGTGCTTTCCAGCACCGGTCTCCATGAAGAAGGTGTTGAACGAGTCATCGCCACCTCCCAAGGTCTTGTCAGAGGGCATCTGACCGTCGGGTTGGATGCCATGCTCAAGGCAGTATAACTCCCAACAACCGTTACCAATCTGGCAACCGGCTTGGCCAATATGAACAGAGATACATTCACGCTATAATGAAAGGGAGGAAGAATAATCATCAATTAGGGAGTGTCTAATGTCATATTGACACattgcctctctttctctctatcGCGTGAATAAGGAACCCTTTCATCGCCGGTTGGGTTACACATCTGAATGGAAATCTACATAAACATGACAAAGTTGTATAGTCGATGTAAGTGTGAGAATGTCGACATTTCGGCATCTCCTATGGCATATCTTAAGGCACTCGTGCTATGGTAGCGATGCTGGTagccatcatcatccattGGGTGGTGGTACCCAGTCCCTGTTCAATGAAAAGCGTGGGCCAACCAATGAGGTCACCCACCCTCCCCACTCACAATGAGCGAGTTAGTTGGACGGCGAGTGAGTCACTTTTGGCCTGGCTCTTCTGGTTCTTCCTCTACCATCTGTTTGTGGGTGCTACTACCTCTTCGCCTTCCAGTCCCTCCATATGGGCTTGATGCTATCTAAACGGAGCCCACAATCTATGGTTGAATTGTTGCACTTGGTCTTTTAAATACATTTTCTCGAGGGCCAAACAATTCTAAATTGTCACCCCCATAAAGCGAATGTGTTTCCGTCTCGAGCCAATTGGTCAGAGGTCGGATTTAGCTCCCTTCCGACCTCAACAGTATCTAGTAATCCAAATGAGCCCCCAATCCTACATCTGCTCGTGTGGAGTGCTCATATGAACTGTCGACAATTCGCTTTGAGACtgattttcatgattttcctTAGTGCTCATCCATTTCGTTCAAGTCTAGGCCAATATTCGGATCATGGCCGCCAATACAGTTTCGTTTCACATGGCTAGCTCACCATCAAGAACTCTTACACATTTGAGCCCAGGCCTTGAGGAACGCCTTCAACCCAGCTAGCCACTAGCCAGATATtgaggcaggcaggcaggaaAATGACTACCGCCCATCTGGCCCTATCAAACCCGCCCCTAACGCCTTCTGGCTTCTGGCTTTTTAACCTGTCTGTTCTTCTTCAGCCTTTGCTTCCTGCTTGTAGCTCAGACGGAGCTCCGTCTATCTCCAGACTAATAGCTACTAGCTAGCAATGAGTGAGTGCTACAAGTACGCCACGGCCAATCAAAGTACAGAGAGTGGGGATCGAAAACTTTCAACCCGGGTTTTTAACCCGATTGCGATCGATATGGCCTGATTATGGATCCTAACTCGATCGGGGGATGTCTTAGCTCGGGTTTAATCGATTAAACGAGACGTTACTCACCATGTTGAGAAAGGATTGAGGGGATTTTCTGtgggattttcaaatttcaagtgtAACGTTGCAATGGACGCCCAATTGAATGAAGAGGGAAAGGCAAAGTTCCACCGGGGTAAGGAAGTTCGAGAACGCGTAAATGACAGGTGTGCGGGAAATGGTCTGGGAGACTACGGTGGAGACAGGAGACAGGCCACGGACGCGCCCGGATGAGTGGGTTGAAAATGGTATAGGAATTGGAATGACTTTTATTCCCAAGCAAGGCACGTTTCTATAGAACATACGACCATAGATCGGCTGCCTCTGAGTTTAAATTCATGAACATGGGATTCAAATATGTATTGATTAAACTAACAATTATTGTGTCGAGAGTCGAAATAGTTTTCATCTTTCCCTCTAAGTACTTTTTTCCACGAATAACTGTCatatgtttgatttgaaacgAATTTATTGTCTTCGACTTCTTGGCCTAGTCAACCGTCCTCTGTGGAACGGGTCGATGAATCCTAGGTGGGGCGCCTGGAGTCCATCCTCAAGCTCATGGTGACGACTTTTCGTAGGATTAGTCTGAAAAGACTAAGTAagttttttacacatttcacCTTCCAATTTAGCAAAATGATGAATAGCAGCCAAAAAAACTTAATTCAAGAGAGGACTGTTTCAAACCCATTGCAAAAGCTTTTGTAGGCTAAAACGCTCCATATGTACTTTGCTCTCTTTTCTGCTCCGAAATGGCAGAatctttttacttttctgCAGTCACTTTTCTGTAGCCCTTGGAAGTAGAGGAGGACCTTTGGACGCATCTCTTTCCAGTGTTTCTGATTATATGAGAGAAAGTCCCATTATCACACCAAAAACATAAGTGAGACAACCGATGAAATATCAAAGCCAAACAAAGTCCTCAAATGCATCAGTAGTTTTGATTCCTGCTTACATTTATAAACAACCTGGCACTCAAAATCAATTGTTCGTTGGCGCTATATGTCTCATCAATTTTTGGAAGCCCTGGATGAGTCACCAAGGAAGACAAGCGAAGGATGAACCGTGTCTGAAGGTCTAAAGTAAGACAAACGTCAAAGATAAACTCAACAAATTTGCAGGTGTTCCAGAGACATCATTAGAAGTAGCCAGGATGGTGATTCAAAAGGTCTACAACCAAATAATTAAACTACTGAGTCGATCTTTGATTGAACTGCGTTTCTCTGCAATTAAGCAAGAGTGGGAGTAAACCTGCGTGCCTGCTGCCGGGTACAGGGAAAGGGCCCCTATCTCTGTAAAAGGAATTTACTCAGGGTGTCTCATAACCACAAATTTGCCTGAACCCCACATTATATCAGAAACGTGTATACCTTTAAATCCTTCTGCCCTCTCAATTTAGGAACATGGCTTATCACGAACATTGATATTGAGAGACACATCCTTGCCAAAGCTATGCATCTAGTTAATTAAAACCGTTCTATATCAACTCGTAAAGACGAAGACGTCATAGGGCCCTTTTCAGAATAGTTTCTTCGACTTGAagtgaaagtttttttttcctctcagcCAGAAAACAAGAGGGGGAATGATTGGTGGCCGAGCTGTGGAAGATTTTTTCGCATGTCACCAAGTCATTGTTTGCCTTCAAAGGGCCCTTTTCCATTCTAACAAACGTCTTACAGGCGTAAATCCACAACTACATGATGTTTGTCGTTCTCGGAATTAAGgaactttgatttgatccgACTAAAccggtttaaaaaaaaatgaggcaaGAAGTGTTTCAGCAGGTGGTTGGGGGCAAGTGTAGAAGACAAGAACCAGGAAGGCTCTTTTGCCTCACTTTTATGGCACGTAAAGATTCGACTGTCACGACATTGGTGGGAGGTTGAAGCTAAAGCCAACTCTGCTCTCCTCAATGTGAAAACAAGCAAAGGAATGCAATGTTATGccgttcattcattttgttataTTCCCACAAGGAAAATCACGTAAAGTCGAAAATGTGTACGATAATGGAAATCATATCATTCGTCCGAGACGGAGGCCCGTTTCTCAGCCTCAATCTGAGATTTGTCCGGCAAACTGTTCTTTTCCACTGTCACAATCTTTTTCAGGGAATCTCGTTTATGGTTTTGGATCGCTGAAAATAGAATGGTACCCTACAGAACGCCAAGAGAAGGCAGAAATCCCCGCGGAACTCTTGAAAGAGCGATCACTTAACCTTTGGTTTAAGATTGTCATACCTGAGAGTGTCTCATCTCGTCCGGGACACTCGGCGGGTTCGATGCCAGTGATCTCCTTCACTTTTTCGGGATCAGGGTGATCAACGTTAGAGGACATGTTGTCGGATTCAAAATTCACGGGATACTGACACTTTCAACGAAAACACTGTCTGCATGTCCAGGAGGGTTGATAAAATGGTTCAGTTTTCGGAGAACTGTTTCCTGGCCAAGTGATTACATTTTCTCGGCTTCCTGCTCTATGTTGCACACGAGAATTGTACCAACTGCGACTTCTGGACTGAGTAGCAAAAAGTAGTAAAAATAAGACATACATAATTCCATTGGTGGGCGTCAAATCTTCAAACCATTATCATTCAGTTCAACATTTTGGGTAAATTCTTAATGTTAGAGAAGGTAACTCTATTGCAAAGCTATTCGCCCAGAAATTTCTGATGAGTTTTGCCGTTTACCAATTATTCATGATTAGGAAAAATATCACAAATGTCTTCATTGGCACCTTCTTCCTAATGCACCTAAAAGGTCTCGCCGTATCAAcgatattgcaaaaaatggatATGATTATCTAATTAGGAATGTATATGGTACAAgaaattgattcaaaagaaatcttGCGAGACGGCCAGTCCAAAACACGGAAGATCATTGCCTGTCGATTTGGGTTTGATTTCCATTCACTCTTGACCAAAAGTAAAATAGTGAAGTTAC
This Tigriopus californicus strain San Diego chromosome 7, Tcal_SD_v2.1, whole genome shotgun sequence DNA region includes the following protein-coding sequences:
- the LOC131884360 gene encoding tubulin alpha chain, testis-specific-like, whose protein sequence is MRECISVHIGQAGCQIGNGCWELYCLEHGIQPDGQMPSDKTLGGGDDSFNTFFMETGAGKHVPRAVFVDLEPSVIDEVRTGTYRQLFHPEQLITGKEDAANNYARGHYTIGKEIVDLVLDRIRKLADQCTGLQGFLIFHSFGGGTGSGFTSLLMERLSVDYGKKSKLEFSVYPAPQVATAVVEPYNSILTTHTTLEHSDCAFMVDNEAIYDICRRNLDIDRPTYTNLNRLIGQIVSSITASLRFDGALNVDLTEFQTNLVPYPRIHFPLVTYAPVISAEKAYHEQLSVAEITNACFEPVNQMVKCDPRHGKYMACCMLYRGDVVPKDVNAAIATIKTKRSIQFVDWCPTGFKVGINYQPPTVVPGGDLAKVPRAVCMLSNTTAIAEAWARLDHKFDLMYAKRAFVHWYVGEGMEEGEFSEAREDMAALEKDYEEVGMDSLEGEGEEGEEY